One Phoenix dactylifera cultivar Barhee BC4 chromosome 8, palm_55x_up_171113_PBpolish2nd_filt_p, whole genome shotgun sequence genomic window carries:
- the LOC103695812 gene encoding uncharacterized protein LOC103695812 — MKGCFSETGAKEDMEKSMPEGEHNRGSRNGAEVPIHSQVRRIKKEVEKIEDQSLLQMLETRPVLRELSRQLSRSPLGRVDRAISVGDR; from the coding sequence ATGAAAGGTTGTTTCTCTGAGACTGGGGCTAAGGAAGACATGGAGAAGAGCATGCCGGAAGGAGAGCATAACAGGGGCTCGAGGAATGGAGCAGAGGTCCCAATTCATAGCCAAGTGAGGAGGATCAAGAAGGAGGTTGAGAAGATCGAAGACCAGTCACTGCTACAAATGCTAGAGACCAGGCCCGTCCTTCGTGAACTCTCGAGGCAGCTCTCGCGGTCGCCCCTCGGCCGGGTCGACAGAGCCATTTCGGTAGGGGATCGATGA